In a single window of the Streptomyces sp. NBC_00094 genome:
- a CDS encoding ATP-binding protein yields MADHLEASVTLPSDPASVPTARRYVADVLGDWGLDGAAETADSIRLIVSELATNAVQHTFGQSPTFTVDLRLEREERLHIGVTDSHPRWPRRLPAAVQQDNGRGMVIIRVLAAEAGGRLSVTPTEEGGKTVWITIPWTAAVVRAGSAGVQLL; encoded by the coding sequence ATGGCAGACCATCTGGAAGCATCCGTCACTCTGCCGAGCGATCCCGCCTCGGTTCCCACGGCACGGAGGTACGTCGCGGACGTCCTGGGCGATTGGGGGCTCGACGGAGCCGCGGAGACCGCGGACTCCATTCGGCTGATCGTCTCGGAGCTGGCCACCAACGCCGTCCAGCACACCTTCGGGCAGTCGCCGACCTTCACGGTCGACCTCCGGCTGGAGCGGGAGGAACGGCTGCACATCGGTGTGACCGACAGCCATCCCCGCTGGCCCCGCCGTCTCCCGGCGGCGGTCCAGCAGGACAACGGCCGCGGCATGGTCATCATCCGGGTCCTGGCGGCGGAGGCCGGCGGCCGTCTCTCGGTCACCCCGACCGAGGAGGGCGGCAAGACGGTCTGGATCACGATCCCGTGGACGGCCGCCGTCGTCCGGGCCGGCTCGGCCGGCGTGCAGCTCCTCTGA
- a CDS encoding 8-amino-7-oxononanoate synthase: protein MPQADDARAEGPRRTAFDWTDAEARRRAAAGLVRTLRPRAAESDLLDLASNDYLGLTRRPAVTEAAAEAARRWGAGSTGSRLVTGTTRLHTRLERELAEFCGFEAALVFSSGYTANLAVLTALGGRDSLIVSDASNHASIVDGCRLARAETAVVPHTDPESVRKTLEARPERRALVVSDSVFSVDGDKAPLPELAEACRAHGAGLVVDDAHGFGVLGDGGRGALHEAGLAGDEDVVATLTLSKSLGSQGGAVLGPARVVEHLVNAARTFIFDTGLAPAAAGGALASLRLIAAEPELAGRARTVATTLYELLTAAGLTAARPDAAVVSVRAPSPEAALRWAADCREQGLAVGCFRPPSVPDGISRLRLTARADLTDAEVARAVETILRTAPDAV from the coding sequence ATGCCACAGGCCGACGACGCCCGGGCCGAGGGCCCGCGCCGGACCGCGTTCGACTGGACCGACGCCGAGGCGCGCCGCCGGGCGGCTGCCGGCCTCGTCCGTACGCTGCGGCCCAGGGCCGCCGAATCGGACCTCCTCGACCTGGCGAGCAACGACTACCTCGGCCTGACCCGGCGCCCGGCGGTCACCGAGGCGGCGGCCGAGGCGGCCCGGCGCTGGGGCGCCGGCTCCACCGGCTCGCGGCTCGTCACCGGGACGACCCGGCTGCACACCCGGCTCGAACGCGAACTCGCCGAGTTCTGCGGATTCGAGGCGGCCCTCGTCTTCTCCTCCGGCTACACCGCCAACCTCGCCGTGCTCACCGCGCTCGGCGGCCGGGACTCGCTGATCGTCTCGGACGCCTCCAACCACGCGTCCATCGTGGACGGCTGTCGGCTCGCGCGCGCCGAGACGGCCGTGGTCCCGCACACCGACCCCGAGTCCGTACGCAAGACCCTTGAGGCGCGTCCGGAGCGGCGGGCCCTCGTCGTCAGCGACTCCGTCTTCTCCGTCGACGGGGACAAGGCGCCGCTGCCGGAGCTCGCCGAGGCCTGCCGCGCCCACGGCGCGGGTCTCGTCGTCGACGACGCCCACGGCTTCGGCGTCCTCGGCGACGGCGGCCGGGGCGCCCTGCACGAGGCCGGTCTCGCGGGCGACGAGGACGTCGTCGCGACCCTCACCCTCTCCAAGTCCCTGGGCAGCCAGGGCGGCGCCGTCCTCGGCCCCGCCCGAGTCGTCGAGCACCTGGTGAACGCGGCGCGCACCTTCATCTTCGACACCGGTCTCGCACCGGCCGCCGCGGGCGGCGCGCTCGCGAGCCTGCGGCTGATCGCCGCCGAACCGGAGCTCGCCGGGCGGGCGCGCACGGTCGCCACCACCCTGTACGAGCTGCTCACGGCGGCCGGACTGACGGCCGCCCGGCCGGACGCGGCCGTCGTGTCGGTGCGCGCCCCCTCGCCGGAGGCGGCGCTGCGCTGGGCCGCCGACTGCCGCGAACAGGGCCTGGCGGTCGGCTGCTTCAGGCCGCCGTCCGTCCCGGACGGCATCTCGCGGCTGCGTCTCACGGCCCGCGCCGACCTGACGGACGCCGAGGTCGCGCGGGCGGTGGAGACGATCCTGCGGACGGCGCCCGACGCCGTCTGA